In the Acidovorax sp. A79 genome, one interval contains:
- a CDS encoding NADH:flavin oxidoreductase/NADH oxidase, whose amino-acid sequence MTIHEPLLFQPLRLRELQLKNRVVISPMCQHAAEAGRATSWHMVHLGKFALGGAGLILTESTAVDPRGRIGTADLGLWDDSQIEPLKAVVDFVHANDCAIGVQLAHAGRKSGSQPLWEGGAALSDTEMQADTEPWQRLGPSALAAGPGWSPPRAMDAQEIECAIQRFVDATVRAEKVGFDVVELHFGHGYLVASFLSPNSNHRDDEWGRSLDGRMRLAVELATRVRAVWPASKPLFCRLSAVDGSVDGWSLEDSVVLARELAKVGVDVIDCSSGGLTEETRALPVPRGLGFQVPFSERIRHGANVPTQAVGMIVDAVQAEAVLQEGKADLIALGREALFDPYWAHHAAGALGMDSNYQRWPIRHGIWLAKRAPGLVRARAEAAEQQS is encoded by the coding sequence ATGACTATCCATGAGCCGCTGTTGTTTCAGCCTTTGAGGCTTCGAGAGCTGCAGCTGAAGAATCGCGTTGTCATATCTCCGATGTGCCAGCATGCCGCCGAAGCGGGGCGGGCCACTTCCTGGCATATGGTTCACCTCGGGAAGTTCGCACTTGGTGGCGCAGGTCTCATCTTGACGGAAAGTACTGCTGTCGACCCGCGTGGCCGTATTGGAACCGCGGATTTGGGTTTGTGGGATGACAGCCAAATCGAGCCGCTGAAGGCAGTGGTCGATTTCGTGCACGCAAACGACTGTGCAATTGGCGTCCAGCTGGCTCACGCGGGCAGAAAGTCGGGTAGCCAGCCGCTGTGGGAGGGAGGTGCGGCATTGAGTGACACGGAAATGCAAGCCGACACAGAGCCTTGGCAGCGGCTCGGCCCCAGCGCGCTCGCTGCAGGTCCAGGTTGGTCCCCGCCCCGAGCTATGGATGCTCAGGAGATTGAGTGCGCGATTCAACGCTTCGTCGATGCAACAGTGCGGGCGGAAAAGGTGGGCTTTGACGTCGTGGAGTTGCACTTCGGTCACGGCTATCTAGTCGCCAGCTTTCTGTCCCCGAACTCAAACCACCGAGACGATGAGTGGGGCCGCAGCCTCGATGGCCGCATGAGACTTGCGGTCGAACTGGCAACCCGAGTGCGGGCTGTCTGGCCTGCCAGCAAGCCTCTCTTCTGCAGGCTGTCCGCAGTGGATGGCAGCGTTGACGGGTGGAGCTTGGAGGATTCGGTTGTCCTCGCACGCGAGTTGGCCAAAGTCGGCGTGGACGTCATCGACTGCTCATCAGGCGGGTTGACTGAGGAAACGCGCGCACTTCCGGTGCCACGTGGACTGGGCTTTCAGGTGCCGTTCTCTGAACGCATTCGACATGGCGCCAATGTGCCCACGCAGGCGGTTGGAATGATCGTCGATGCGGTTCAGGCAGAGGCCGTACTTCAAGAAGGCAAGGCTGATCTGATCGCTTTGGGTCGAGAGGCCTTGTTCGATCCGTATTGGGCTCACCACGCGGCGGGTGCATTGGGTATGGATTCGAACTACCAGCGCTGGCCCATTCGCCATGGCATATGGCTGGCAAAGCGTGCACCCGGGCTGGTACGAGCACGTGCGGAGGCTGCTGAGCAGCAGAGCTGA
- a CDS encoding DMT family transporter, with protein MHPESPRTVSRRALGVQVTLIAAMAIWGLNVTVVKQLTLSFETSMLAALRMVVALAVLSGILVWKRQIVTGLDWKQVRTLVGCGVLMVYLNQLLFAEGLQRSTATNGALIMALSPLVSAVLAAIMFRERLTPQRLLGVALGFGGVSAVVLSHPGAGLSSASIGDLMLVAGVVSFAAGGALVQRLARSLHPLTISWSIYLVGTLMLVLQAAIRSPSLAPEAIFPGWWQWALILFSGVMATALSNLLWNRAIASIGVARTAVFLYWVPVFGVLFAAMLLDERLTTWHLVGFFAVMAGTFLGTRPPVPPSSNS; from the coding sequence ATGCATCCTGAAAGTCCGCGCACCGTGAGTCGCCGGGCACTTGGGGTGCAGGTGACCCTCATCGCCGCGATGGCGATCTGGGGGCTCAATGTCACCGTGGTGAAGCAGCTGACCCTCAGCTTCGAAACTTCCATGCTCGCAGCCTTGCGGATGGTTGTGGCGCTAGCTGTCTTGTCAGGAATTCTGGTCTGGAAACGCCAGATAGTTACCGGCCTGGATTGGAAGCAAGTTCGTACCCTGGTTGGGTGCGGCGTACTGATGGTCTACCTGAATCAACTGCTCTTCGCAGAGGGGTTGCAGCGGTCTACTGCGACGAACGGCGCTCTCATCATGGCTCTCAGCCCCTTGGTGTCTGCAGTGCTTGCCGCGATCATGTTCCGTGAGCGCCTGACCCCGCAACGTCTGCTCGGTGTTGCTTTGGGCTTTGGCGGTGTTTCTGCTGTAGTGCTTAGTCACCCCGGCGCCGGACTGTCTAGTGCGAGCATTGGCGATCTGATGCTGGTGGCGGGGGTGGTGAGCTTTGCGGCCGGGGGGGCGCTGGTGCAGCGCCTTGCCCGCTCTTTACATCCCTTGACCATCAGCTGGTCCATTTACCTCGTTGGTACTTTGATGCTAGTGCTGCAGGCGGCAATCAGAAGTCCTTCCTTGGCCCCTGAGGCGATCTTCCCTGGATGGTGGCAATGGGCGCTGATCTTGTTCTCCGGGGTGATGGCCACGGCCTTGAGTAATCTGCTTTGGAACCGCGCCATTGCCTCTATTGGTGTAGCACGCACAGCGGTCTTCCTCTACTGGGTTCCTGTTTTCGGCGTGCTCTTTGCTGCGATGTTGCTGGACGAGCGTTTGACTACGTGGCACCTCGTGGGCTTTTTCGCAGTCATGGCCGGCACTTTCCTCGGCACTAGACCGCCAGTGCCGCCTTCATCGAACTCTTAA
- the fahA gene encoding fumarylacetoacetase yields the protein MYDIDATHDPKLKSWVDSANLAGCDFPVQNLPFGRFKRVDSQGDWKIGVAIGDQVLGLRAAGLIDTYDMNLVMGASMSDRRALRHKISEGLRDGSPQRATWLGALVPQVECEYTVPCRVGDYTDFYTSVHHATTVGKQFRPDNPLLPNYKWVPIGYHGRASSIGVSGVTFKRPRGQIKAPDMSVPGLGPSRRLDYELELGWLVGAGNQQGESIEIGDAESHLFGVALFNDWSARDIQGWEYQPLGPFLSKNFASTLSPWMVTMEALAPFRVAFERPPEDPQPLPYLDGDGNRKRGAFSISLEVLLQTQTMRDAGEGPVPLSRTNASRAAYWTPAQLVAHHTVNGCNLQAGDLLGSGTLSGPDPSEAGSLMELTTSGKHPVKLPNGEVRSFLEDGDTLILRGWCEAEGAVRIGFGDCAGTVAAS from the coding sequence ATGTATGACATCGACGCTACCCACGACCCGAAGCTAAAGAGCTGGGTCGATTCGGCCAATCTTGCAGGCTGCGATTTCCCAGTGCAGAACTTGCCTTTCGGGCGATTCAAGCGAGTGGATAGTCAGGGCGACTGGAAGATCGGCGTGGCCATTGGTGATCAGGTCTTAGGTCTTCGGGCCGCTGGTTTGATTGACACCTACGACATGAACCTCGTCATGGGCGCTTCGATGAGCGATCGGAGGGCCCTGCGTCACAAGATCTCTGAAGGCTTGCGTGACGGAAGTCCTCAACGTGCGACCTGGTTGGGCGCCCTGGTGCCGCAGGTTGAATGCGAGTACACAGTGCCTTGCCGTGTGGGCGACTACACCGACTTCTACACGAGTGTTCACCACGCGACCACGGTGGGCAAGCAGTTCCGTCCAGACAACCCATTGCTGCCCAACTACAAATGGGTACCCATTGGGTATCACGGCCGCGCATCTTCGATCGGTGTGAGCGGCGTCACCTTCAAGCGGCCCCGTGGCCAGATCAAGGCTCCCGACATGTCTGTACCTGGTTTGGGGCCGTCCAGGCGCCTGGACTATGAGCTGGAGCTGGGTTGGCTCGTAGGGGCAGGCAATCAGCAGGGAGAGTCCATCGAGATTGGAGATGCTGAGTCTCATCTCTTTGGAGTGGCCCTGTTCAACGATTGGTCCGCGCGTGATATCCAAGGCTGGGAATATCAGCCTCTGGGCCCCTTCCTCTCCAAGAATTTTGCAAGTACCTTGTCCCCTTGGATGGTGACCATGGAGGCATTGGCTCCCTTTCGCGTAGCGTTCGAGCGGCCCCCCGAAGACCCGCAACCCCTCCCGTACCTTGACGGTGACGGCAATCGCAAAAGGGGAGCATTCTCAATATCTCTTGAGGTTCTTCTGCAGACCCAAACGATGCGCGACGCGGGCGAGGGCCCTGTGCCCCTTTCAAGAACCAATGCCAGTCGAGCGGCGTACTGGACCCCCGCGCAATTGGTAGCGCACCACACTGTAAATGGGTGCAACTTGCAGGCTGGCGACTTGTTGGGGTCTGGGACCCTGTCTGGCCCAGATCCGAGCGAGGCGGGCTCGTTGATGGAGCTGACGACAAGTGGAAAGCACCCGGTCAAGCTACCCAACGGAGAGGTCCGCAGCTTCCTTGAAGATGGAGATACGCTGATCCTGCGCGGGTGGTGCGAAGCCGAAGGTGCGGTGCGCATTGGGTTTGGGGATTGCGCTGGCACGGTCGCGGCGTCATGA
- the hmgA gene encoding homogentisate 1,2-dioxygenase: MIDHLNSERRYQSGFGNEHATEAVPGALPQGRNSPQRAPFDLYPELISGTAFTAPRHENRRTWMYRRQPSVVAGRYKAYHQPLWTTGGDRGTLLAPEPMRWHPIPFEEGVEIDFVDGMRTLAANGDADAQAGVGSLVYLANKSMDRRAFVNADGELLIVPQQGRLVITTELGVLDLRPGEIAVLPRGLGFKVAVPDGPSRGYVCENYGAQFRLPELGPIGSNGLANARDFLAPVAAFEEQTGSCELIKKFGGHFWIAPAKGSPFNVVAWHGNLAPVKYDTANFMTIGSISFDHPDPSIFTVLTSPSDTPGTANCDFVIFPPRWLVMEDTFRPPWYHRNLMSEFMGLVYGEYDAKPGGFKPGGASLHNAMVPHGPDEEAFEKASSVELTPQKLDNTLAFMFESRYRFIPSAFALSKAPLDHDYADCWAGLKDQFKPAGRS, encoded by the coding sequence GTGATTGACCACTTGAATTCGGAACGCCGCTATCAAAGTGGCTTCGGCAACGAGCATGCCACGGAGGCCGTGCCTGGCGCGCTGCCTCAGGGGCGCAATAGCCCGCAAAGGGCTCCGTTTGACCTGTATCCCGAGCTCATTTCTGGAACTGCGTTCACTGCGCCGAGGCATGAAAACCGCCGTACATGGATGTACCGACGCCAGCCCTCGGTGGTGGCGGGGCGCTACAAGGCATACCACCAGCCGTTGTGGACCACGGGTGGCGATCGCGGAACGCTCCTCGCACCAGAGCCAATGCGCTGGCATCCCATTCCTTTCGAGGAGGGCGTGGAAATCGACTTCGTTGATGGAATGCGAACCCTGGCAGCCAATGGCGACGCGGATGCGCAAGCGGGTGTTGGTTCTTTGGTGTACCTGGCGAACAAGTCCATGGACAGGCGCGCATTTGTCAATGCGGATGGTGAATTGCTCATCGTCCCCCAGCAAGGGCGGTTGGTCATCACAACCGAATTGGGCGTCCTGGATCTCAGGCCCGGGGAGATTGCAGTCTTGCCTCGTGGCTTGGGCTTCAAAGTTGCAGTGCCGGATGGACCATCGCGGGGGTATGTGTGCGAGAACTATGGTGCGCAGTTTCGCTTGCCTGAACTGGGGCCCATTGGGTCGAACGGGCTTGCGAATGCGCGAGATTTTCTGGCTCCTGTTGCTGCCTTCGAAGAGCAAACAGGTTCTTGCGAGCTGATAAAGAAATTTGGTGGGCACTTCTGGATTGCACCTGCGAAGGGTTCGCCATTTAACGTTGTGGCGTGGCATGGAAACTTGGCGCCGGTGAAGTACGACACGGCCAACTTCATGACCATCGGTTCCATCAGCTTCGACCACCCAGATCCGTCCATCTTCACGGTGCTTACTTCGCCCAGCGATACGCCTGGCACGGCGAACTGCGACTTCGTGATATTCCCGCCGCGATGGCTCGTCATGGAAGACACCTTCCGACCGCCTTGGTACCACCGCAACCTGATGAGCGAGTTCATGGGCCTGGTCTACGGCGAGTACGACGCAAAGCCTGGTGGGTTCAAACCTGGCGGTGCCAGCCTTCACAACGCGATGGTGCCGCACGGCCCTGATGAAGAGGCCTTTGAAAAGGCCTCAAGCGTGGAGCTGACACCACAGAAGCTGGACAACACCCTGGCGTTCATGTTTGAAAGCCGGTATCGCTTCATTCCTTCAGCCTTCGCACTCAGCAAGGCGCCTTTGGATCATGACTATGCCGACTGCTGGGCGGGTCTCAAGGATCAGTTCAAGCCTGCCGGAAGGAGTTAA
- a CDS encoding MBL fold metallo-hydrolase — protein MSQETKKFASQADLEEKKVTFSQISEHAWAYTAEGDPNTGIIIGDDAVLVADTQATPAMAQDVIRRIREVTDKPIKYVVLTHYHAVRVLGASAYGADHILASQDTYDLIVERGEQDKASEIGRFPRLFAGVETVPPGMTWPTMTFTGKMTLWLGKVEVQLLQLGRGHTKGDTVVWLPGEGALLSGDLVEFGATPYAGDAYFKDWPQTLKNLAALKPKALVPGRGVALTTPEEVAKGLSETGEFIADVYANVQKGVSAGKDLNTIYKETFAALKPKYGHWVIFDHCMPFDVTRCYDEATQYADPRIWTAERDIEMWKTLEG, from the coding sequence ATGAGCCAAGAAACCAAGAAGTTTGCCTCGCAAGCCGACCTTGAAGAGAAGAAGGTCACCTTTAGCCAGATATCCGAACACGCGTGGGCCTACACCGCAGAAGGCGATCCAAACACCGGCATCATCATTGGCGACGACGCAGTGCTCGTGGCTGATACACAGGCCACGCCGGCCATGGCGCAAGACGTCATCCGCCGTATTCGCGAGGTGACCGACAAGCCGATCAAGTACGTCGTTCTGACGCACTACCACGCTGTGCGCGTGCTCGGTGCCAGTGCATACGGCGCAGATCACATCCTTGCGAGCCAGGACACCTACGATTTGATCGTTGAGCGTGGCGAGCAGGACAAGGCCAGCGAAATTGGTCGCTTCCCTCGTCTCTTCGCGGGAGTTGAGACCGTACCCCCTGGCATGACTTGGCCCACGATGACTTTCACCGGAAAAATGACGCTGTGGCTTGGCAAGGTGGAAGTCCAGTTGTTGCAACTCGGCCGTGGTCACACCAAAGGCGATACCGTCGTGTGGCTGCCTGGTGAGGGTGCTCTGCTGTCTGGCGATCTGGTCGAGTTCGGCGCCACACCCTATGCGGGCGACGCCTACTTCAAGGACTGGCCGCAAACCCTGAAAAATCTTGCTGCCCTCAAACCAAAGGCGTTGGTGCCAGGACGCGGAGTGGCTCTGACCACTCCTGAAGAGGTCGCCAAAGGTCTTTCAGAGACAGGTGAATTCATTGCCGACGTGTATGCGAATGTGCAAAAGGGCGTCTCTGCGGGCAAGGATCTGAACACGATCTACAAGGAAACATTCGCAGCGCTGAAGCCCAAATATGGTCACTGGGTCATCTTTGACCACTGCATGCCGTTCGATGTAACCCGTTGCTACGACGAGGCGACTCAATACGCTGATCCACGCATCTGGACTGCAGAGCGCGACATCGAAATGTGGAAGACGCTGGAAGGCTGA
- a CDS encoding ABC transporter ATP-binding protein: protein MLKLDSVKVAYGAIQAVKGVSLEVREGEVVTIIGANGAGKSTLLKSICGLEPVAEGSIQIDGKDVAKVRAHERVALGVAMSPEGRGVFADQTVRENLMLGGYSRRRNPAAIEAAIEREFNRFPRLRERQNQLSGTMSGGEQQMLAISRALMSEPRLLLLDEPSLGLAPLIIKDIFNAIRQLRESGLTILLVEQMAKQALGVADRAYVLETGHITLEGTGSALLNDPKVKAAYLGSH, encoded by the coding sequence ATGTTGAAACTCGATTCAGTGAAGGTCGCCTATGGCGCGATCCAGGCCGTCAAAGGCGTGAGCTTGGAAGTGCGAGAGGGCGAAGTGGTCACCATCATCGGTGCGAATGGCGCGGGCAAAAGCACTCTTCTCAAAAGCATCTGCGGGCTGGAACCCGTTGCCGAAGGCAGCATACAGATTGATGGGAAGGACGTCGCGAAAGTCAGAGCACACGAGCGCGTCGCGCTGGGGGTAGCCATGTCGCCCGAGGGCAGAGGTGTCTTTGCCGACCAGACAGTTCGCGAGAACCTGATGTTGGGCGGCTACTCCCGCCGGCGCAATCCAGCCGCGATTGAAGCGGCGATCGAGCGAGAGTTCAACCGCTTCCCGAGATTGCGTGAGCGTCAGAACCAGTTGTCCGGAACCATGTCGGGCGGTGAACAGCAGATGTTGGCGATCTCGCGTGCGCTGATGAGTGAGCCACGGCTCCTGTTGCTGGACGAGCCGTCTCTCGGATTGGCGCCTTTGATCATCAAAGACATCTTCAATGCCATCCGCCAGCTGCGCGAGTCGGGTCTGACGATCCTGCTGGTTGAGCAGATGGCCAAGCAGGCTCTCGGTGTCGCAGATCGTGCCTATGTGCTCGAGACTGGCCACATCACTTTGGAAGGGACCGGTAGTGCACTCCTTAACGATCCCAAGGTCAAGGCCGCGTACCTCGGCTCACATTGA
- a CDS encoding ATP-binding cassette domain-containing protein translates to MKRGQHLFEVMLAVAVLAGLVSFLGNDYYLRIVFMMCVYYLCAAGMNVLVGYAGQKSLGQAGLFAAGAYAVALITTRTEINPWFALSLAAVVSGICGVLIALPSLRVKGPYLAMVTLAFGIVVEKLVGEWTDVFGGAQGIYGIKPLTWNGQPLTSLQWVWLGIALCAVTHLLLRNLLQGRFGRALLSLQADEIASSSVGVRVYRAKVIAFVVAAVTCGIAGALVAQQNQYINSDFITFHLSIFILLLVLFGGAGSQYGPLVGTVVLTVIDAALARWPSAQHFLYGFLLLFALYIMPGGVMGLLSTWFRRPAAAPDMPIKSAAPTRIGPQGEGELLVAQGVTKNFGGVRPAQNVSFRLQRGHIHALIGPNGAGKSTMINMLTGLLDPSEGSIKFLGQEVSSRPVHAICRMGMGRTFQNLRLFADLSVLDNVMLGRHTRMTNGFLASLFALSSARKQEAATRARALQLLDLAGLLHLAYQPAGSLPYGLQRRVELARALATEPQLLLLDEPAAGLNPQETAELGDLLVRIGKCGVTILMVEHHMDLVMSISDHVIVLDYGIKIAEGKPSEVQANPRVVEAYLGVDEPADALVAP, encoded by the coding sequence ATGAAGCGCGGCCAACATCTTTTCGAGGTCATGCTTGCCGTCGCTGTTCTCGCAGGCCTGGTTTCCTTTCTGGGAAATGACTACTACCTGCGCATCGTTTTCATGATGTGCGTGTATTACCTCTGTGCTGCAGGCATGAACGTGCTTGTGGGCTATGCAGGGCAGAAGTCACTGGGCCAGGCTGGCCTGTTCGCAGCCGGGGCATATGCGGTGGCGTTGATCACAACGCGCACGGAGATCAACCCGTGGTTCGCGCTGTCGTTGGCAGCTGTTGTCTCCGGCATCTGCGGCGTGCTGATCGCGCTGCCGTCCTTGCGGGTCAAAGGACCCTATCTCGCGATGGTGACGCTGGCGTTCGGCATCGTTGTCGAAAAGCTCGTCGGAGAATGGACTGACGTTTTTGGGGGCGCCCAGGGTATCTACGGCATCAAGCCGCTGACCTGGAACGGACAGCCCCTTACGTCCCTGCAATGGGTGTGGCTGGGCATCGCCCTGTGCGCGGTGACGCATCTGCTGCTGCGCAATCTTTTGCAGGGCCGTTTTGGCCGGGCGCTGCTCTCACTGCAAGCCGATGAGATCGCTTCATCTTCGGTGGGCGTCCGTGTCTATCGAGCCAAGGTCATAGCCTTTGTGGTTGCGGCAGTTACCTGTGGCATTGCTGGCGCGCTGGTGGCACAGCAGAACCAGTACATCAACTCCGACTTCATCACATTCCATCTGTCGATCTTTATTCTGCTGTTGGTGCTGTTTGGTGGTGCCGGCTCGCAGTACGGCCCTTTGGTTGGAACAGTGGTTCTGACTGTGATCGACGCTGCTCTGGCCCGTTGGCCGTCAGCCCAGCACTTTCTCTATGGATTTCTGCTGCTGTTTGCGCTCTACATCATGCCGGGAGGGGTCATGGGGCTTCTTTCGACGTGGTTCCGCCGGCCGGCGGCTGCCCCTGACATGCCTATCAAGTCCGCAGCTCCGACGCGCATTGGTCCGCAGGGAGAGGGCGAGTTGCTGGTGGCCCAAGGTGTCACCAAAAACTTCGGTGGAGTACGGCCTGCTCAAAACGTGTCTTTCCGACTTCAGCGTGGGCATATCCACGCGCTGATCGGACCCAACGGTGCGGGTAAGAGCACGATGATCAACATGCTCACGGGTCTTCTGGATCCAAGTGAAGGCTCGATCAAGTTTCTTGGCCAGGAGGTATCGAGCCGACCGGTGCATGCGATCTGTCGTATGGGAATGGGGCGCACCTTCCAAAACCTGCGGCTGTTTGCAGATCTGTCGGTTCTGGACAATGTCATGCTGGGCCGCCATACGCGCATGACGAATGGGTTTCTCGCATCCTTGTTTGCGCTATCCAGTGCTAGAAAGCAGGAAGCCGCCACCCGCGCCCGCGCCTTGCAACTGCTGGATTTGGCCGGTCTGCTGCATCTGGCCTATCAACCGGCCGGCAGCCTCCCCTATGGCCTTCAGCGCCGTGTCGAACTGGCACGGGCGCTAGCCACTGAGCCTCAACTGCTGTTGCTTGACGAGCCAGCTGCAGGTCTCAATCCACAAGAGACAGCGGAGTTGGGCGATCTTCTTGTCCGTATTGGCAAGTGCGGTGTGACCATCTTGATGGTCGAGCACCACATGGATCTCGTCATGTCGATCTCCGACCACGTGATCGTGTTGGACTACGGGATCAAGATCGCAGAGGGAAAGCCCTCTGAAGTGCAAGCCAACCCCCGTGTCGTCGAGGCCTACCTAGGCGTTGACGAACCGGCGGACGCTCTTGTCGCCCCCTGA
- a CDS encoding branched-chain amino acid ABC transporter permease, translating to MTEALLQAILSGLAVGGAYALVALGFSITFTTTKTLNFSHGEFVSAGAFIGMSALFLVLGLPVTSTTFGQAQPGAGAQLLALVAALGVMGFLGWLLYVIGVRPFAGRPGMAWVMSTLGFGVILQSIGLAIWGPKPVVVPGPVGDTVIRLMGVGVRPQELLTLGVAVVIMIGFDFVMNRTMVGKAMRAVAANGNVASLMGINTNAVMIGAFVVSSALAGLSGFLLAPIAQASLFMGLTVGLKGFSGAMIGGLSNPRGCVIGGFVLGVLESLVNLWSAQWREVAVFALVILVLAFRPTGLFGKQMVEKV from the coding sequence ATGACAGAGGCGCTCTTGCAGGCGATTCTCAGTGGCTTGGCCGTGGGCGGTGCCTACGCCCTGGTAGCCCTGGGTTTCAGCATCACATTTACAACCACCAAGACCTTGAATTTCTCCCATGGGGAATTCGTGTCCGCGGGTGCATTCATCGGCATGAGCGCGCTCTTCCTCGTCCTCGGTCTTCCTGTCACTTCCACTACGTTCGGCCAGGCCCAGCCTGGTGCCGGTGCCCAGCTGTTGGCGCTTGTTGCAGCCCTTGGAGTGATGGGCTTCTTGGGATGGCTGCTCTATGTGATTGGCGTACGTCCTTTCGCTGGGCGGCCTGGCATGGCATGGGTCATGAGCACCCTGGGCTTTGGCGTCATCCTCCAGAGTATCGGCTTGGCCATTTGGGGCCCCAAGCCGGTGGTCGTCCCGGGACCGGTGGGCGACACTGTCATACGTCTCATGGGAGTCGGTGTGCGACCGCAGGAGCTGCTCACGTTGGGGGTCGCCGTTGTCATCATGATCGGCTTTGACTTTGTGATGAACCGAACGATGGTGGGCAAGGCCATGCGGGCTGTTGCGGCTAACGGCAACGTCGCGAGCCTCATGGGCATCAATACCAACGCAGTGATGATTGGCGCTTTCGTTGTCAGTTCTGCGCTGGCTGGCCTTTCGGGCTTCCTTCTCGCTCCTATTGCGCAGGCATCCCTTTTCATGGGCCTCACCGTGGGGCTGAAGGGATTCTCCGGCGCCATGATCGGCGGGTTGAGCAATCCACGTGGTTGTGTGATTGGCGGGTTCGTTCTCGGCGTCCTTGAGTCCCTGGTGAATCTGTGGTCGGCGCAGTGGCGCGAGGTCGCTGTTTTTGCCCTTGTCATTCTTGTTCTTGCGTTCCGGCCGACCGGTCTTTTCGGCAAGCAGATGGTGGAGAAGGTATGA
- a CDS encoding ABC transporter substrate-binding protein, whose amino-acid sequence MSIPKLFKRAILAAGVVAAATASAQDIKLGYNGDLSASPSAQSGQAAVLGMEAAIADINAAGGVLGKKLTLVTRDDTSAPPKSIQNMSELIDSEKVSAVFGPTNSGNAMAWKHIANQKKIPVIGNVGSGTDITKPMSPGADNYMFRVSMVDREQVAALMAYVKKNAGQSKVIGLMAETTGYGQGGLKDMEEIAKLQDIKIAATERFGVGDTDMTSQLSKMKSANVDTVVVWAQGTPIAQLVRSMEKTNYFPLVLTSWAADNITFYDAAGKALAEKPIFMRTVSETRTPSQQKLFDRIGAKLKAPGSFSFALHGYDSVQLYAAAAKQANSFDGSAVRVALEDLKAPVQGVLKTYDKPFSKANHEALTAKDLVWIRWKDGKLMPYADPIVNSLSSADFKQ is encoded by the coding sequence ATGAGTATTCCTAAGCTCTTCAAGCGAGCCATCCTGGCAGCCGGCGTTGTCGCTGCTGCCACCGCAAGCGCGCAAGACATCAAGCTTGGATACAACGGAGATTTGTCCGCATCCCCATCGGCGCAAAGTGGGCAGGCAGCGGTTCTGGGCATGGAGGCCGCAATCGCCGACATCAACGCTGCAGGCGGCGTTCTTGGCAAGAAGCTGACACTGGTTACGCGGGACGATACCTCGGCGCCTCCAAAGTCGATCCAGAACATGAGCGAATTGATCGACAGCGAGAAGGTCTCTGCGGTGTTTGGCCCGACCAACTCTGGCAATGCGATGGCCTGGAAGCACATCGCCAACCAAAAGAAGATCCCTGTGATCGGCAACGTGGGTTCGGGCACCGATATCACCAAGCCCATGAGTCCTGGTGCGGACAACTATATGTTCCGAGTCTCGATGGTGGATCGTGAGCAAGTAGCGGCCTTGATGGCCTACGTGAAAAAGAATGCTGGCCAGTCAAAAGTAATCGGTCTGATGGCGGAAACCACGGGCTATGGCCAGGGCGGTCTCAAGGACATGGAGGAAATCGCGAAGCTGCAAGATATCAAGATTGCAGCGACTGAGCGCTTCGGTGTGGGCGATACCGATATGACGTCTCAGCTGAGCAAGATGAAGTCCGCGAACGTGGACACTGTGGTGGTCTGGGCTCAGGGGACGCCCATCGCGCAGCTTGTTCGCAGCATGGAGAAGACAAATTACTTCCCCTTGGTGCTGACCTCCTGGGCTGCCGACAACATCACTTTCTATGATGCGGCAGGCAAGGCGCTTGCCGAGAAGCCAATCTTCATGCGCACGGTGAGCGAGACGCGTACACCTTCCCAGCAGAAGCTGTTTGATCGCATCGGGGCCAAACTCAAGGCGCCCGGCTCGTTCTCCTTTGCATTGCATGGCTACGATTCGGTGCAGCTCTACGCTGCGGCTGCCAAGCAAGCCAACAGCTTTGATGGCTCGGCTGTACGTGTCGCGCTGGAAGATCTGAAAGCACCGGTTCAAGGCGTACTCAAGACTTACGACAAGCCGTTCAGCAAGGCCAACCATGAGGCTCTGACAGCCAAAGACCTGGTCTGGATTCGCTGGAAGGACGGCAAGCTGATGCCCTATGCGGATCCGATCGTGAACTCGCTGAGCAGCGCGGACTTCAAGCAATAA